The Nocardioides marmorisolisilvae genomic interval CCGACGTTGCGCTTCTGCGGCGGCAGGTGGGTCGCCTCGACGCCCTCGATCTCGACCGTCCCGGCATCCGCAGTCTCCAGCCCGGCGATGATCCGGAGCAACGTGGACTTGCCGCCACCCGACGGGCCCAACAGCGCCGTCAGCTGGCCGGTGGGCAGGTCGACATGGACGTCGTCGAGGGCGACGAACGGCGGCTGCCCCGATCCGGTGGACGGGAAGCGACGGGTGACACCGGAAACCTTGATGCTCATGAAGACTCCTTGGGACGCAGGATCGAGACCACGACGAGGCAGGCCATCGCCGCGAGGGCAAGCACCGCGGCGATCGCGTACGCCGAGGTCTGCTGGAAGTTCTGGTAGGTGGCCTCGACCGCCAACGTGGCGGTCTGGGACTGGCCGATGATGTTGCCCGACACGATCTTGACCGCGCCGAACTCGCCCAGCGAGCGGGCGATGGCGAGGACGACGCCGTAGACGACGGCCCACTTGATGCCCGGCAGAGTGATCCGACGGAAGGTCTGGACGGCGTTGGCCCCCAGGCTGCGGGCAGCCTGCTCCTGGTCGTCGCCGATCTCCTCGAGCACCGGCACCACCTCCCGGATGACGAGGGGCAGTGCCACGAAGACGGTGGCCATCACCATGCCCGGTGTGGAGAAGATGACCTGGTAGCCCCAGGCTTCCAACGTCGGGCCGAACCAGCCGCTGCGCCCGTTGTAGACCAGCACGAGTGCCAGCCCGACGACGACCGGCGAGATCGACAGCGGCACGTCGATCAACACCGAGAGCAGCCGCTTCCCGGGGAAGTCGTAGCGGACCAGCAGCAGCGAGATGGTGACCCCGAAGACGAGGTTGATCACCACCGCCCACACCGTGATCGTCAGAGTGAGCGCGAGGGCGTGACTCACGGCCGGGTCGTCGAACGCCTTCAGGAATCCTCCGATGCCGTCGGCCAGGGCGTTCCTGAAGACCAGCGCCGTCGGCCAGGCGACGAGCATGAAGACGTAGCTGACGGTCAGCACCCGCAGGCCCCAGCGCACCGCGACGGGTTCGCGCAACTGGTCAGTCGCCATGACGAAGCCTCCGTCGTGAGATGAGGTCGAGTGCGACGATGACCGTCAGCGAGACCACCAGCAGGATCGCTGCGACGGACGCGGCTGCGGCCTGGTCACCGTTCTCGATGAAGGACAGGATCCGCACGGAGGCGACCTCGGTGCGGTTCGGCAGGTTGCCCGAGAGCAGCACGAGGGAGCCGTACTCACCGATCGCCCGCGCGAAGGAGAGGGCGGCGCCCGCAGTGATCGCCGGGACCAGCGAGGGCAGCACGATCCGCCGGAACGTGGTCCAGCGGCCGGCGCCCAGCGAGGCGGCGGCTTCCTCGGCGTCGCGCTCGAGGGTCTCGAGCACCGGCTGGACGGTCCGCACCACGAAGGGCAGCGTCACGAAGGCCAGCGCCAGGAACACGGCGATGCGCGTGTTCGCGATGTCGATCCCGATCGGTGTGCCTGGGCCGTAGAGCGCGAGCAGGACCAGTCCGGCCACGATCGTGGGCAAGGCGAACGGCACGTCGATCACCAGGTCGACCACGCGTCTTCCCCAGAACCGGTCGCGCACCAGCACCCAAGCGAGTGCGGTGCCCATCGCGACGTTGAGCGCGGTGACGCCCAGGGACTGGAGGACGGTCAGCCTGATCGCGGCGGCGGTCTGGGAGCTGGTGACCACGCTCCAGAACGCGGCCCACCCCCCGTCGCCGGCGGACACCAGCACGGCGGCGAGCGGGATCAGCACCAACAGGCTGAACCAGCCGACGGAGATGCCCAGGGCGAGCGTGGAGCCGGTGCCGAGGCTGCGGTGCCCGCGGGTACGACGCCGGCGCGCCGTACCCGCGACCGAGCGCGAAGCGGTGAGCGTGCTCATCGGGTCAGGACTTCCCTGCCGCCGCGAGGAGCTTGGTGACGATCCCGTGCGTCGGGTCGAAGAACCTCGGGTCGGCGACCTTCCAGCCGCCGAAGTCCTTGTCGATCGTCAGCAAGGTCTGCGGCTGCGGGAAGGGGTTGCTCGGGTCGTTCGCACCCTCCACCGGCACGCGGATGCTGCTGATCAGCGGCCGGAAGCCCTGCTTCGCGTAGTCGGTCTGGCCCTGTTTGCTGAGCTGGAAGGCCAGGAAGCTCTTCGCGGCCGGGCTGGCGTTCTCGGTCAATGCCCCGGCGTTCTGGATGAGCAGGGTCTGCGCAGGCACGACGTAGTCGAAGTCCGCACCCGCCTGGCGCGCCTCGATCGCCTCGTCCTCGTAGGAGAGCAGCACGTCGCCGGTGCCGCCCTGGAAGGCGGTCGTCGCGTCATGTCCGCTGCCGGGCAGCGCCACGGTGTGTGCGATCAGCTGCTTCAGGTAGGTCGTCGCCTGCGCGGGGCTCCTGCCCTGGGCGATCTGTGACCCGTAGGCGGCCAGGATGTTCCACTTGGCCGAGCCCGACGAGCCGGGGTTCGGGGTCACGACCCTCACCCCGGGCCGGACCAGGTCGTTCCACCCGGTGATGTGATCGGGGTTGCCCTTGCGCACGACCATCACCACCACCGACTGCGTGATGACGCCGTGCTCGGGTCCGTCGGCCCAGTCCTTGGCGACCACGCCTCCGTCGACGAGCTTGGCCACGTCGGGCTCGAGCGAGAGGTGCACCTCGTCGACCTTCTGACCGGCCAGGACGGCACGGGACTCGTCGCCGGAGGCGCCGTACGACTGCCTGAAGGCGACCCCCTTGCCGGCGGCGGTCTTCTGGAAGTCGGCGATCACCTGCTTGTTGGCGGTCTGCAGCACCGAGAAGCCGGCGATGCCGACCGACCGGGCGCCCGTGCCGGCACCCGAGGCGGTGGCGCAACCGGCCGCCACCGCCACGGCGCCCACGATCGCGACCGCGGTGCCGGCACGACGTACCCAGCGACTGTTCAGCTTCTCCATCAAGCTCCCCTTCCGAGGATCAACGGCCCGGGCATGCTGCCCTCGGACCAACCTAAGTAATAGTAGCAAGTTAGTCGGATTACGTAGAGAACGCTACTTTACGCAGGTGACGCTGGTCACCACGGCGCATTGATCGCTGAGACGGCGTGTCGCGACTGGGCCAGCGCACTATCGTGGAATGGCGGTGTGGCACTGGGGAGGACGAGTGCGAGCCGGAGCGAAAGAAGGAGTGGCGTGGCGAAGCGGGTCGAGCAGCTCGATCGGGTGATCATCCGGTTCGCGGGTGACTCTGGTGATGGGATGCAGTTGACGGGTGATCGGTTCACCCAGGAGTCGGCGGCGTTCGGCAATGACTTGTCGACGTTTCCGAACTTTCCTGCCGAGATCCGTGCTCCGCAGGGCACGTTGCCGGGGGTGAGCTCGTTCCAGGTCCATTTCGCCGACCACGACATCTTGACCGCCGGTGATGCTCCGGATGTGTTGGTGGCGATGAACCCGGCGGCGTTGCGGGCGAATCTGGCCGACATGGCGCCGGGCAC includes:
- a CDS encoding extracellular solute-binding protein, encoding MEKLNSRWVRRAGTAVAIVGAVAVAAGCATASGAGTGARSVGIAGFSVLQTANKQVIADFQKTAAGKGVAFRQSYGASGDESRAVLAGQKVDEVHLSLEPDVAKLVDGGVVAKDWADGPEHGVITQSVVVMVVRKGNPDHITGWNDLVRPGVRVVTPNPGSSGSAKWNILAAYGSQIAQGRSPAQATTYLKQLIAHTVALPGSGHDATTAFQGGTGDVLLSYEDEAIEARQAGADFDYVVPAQTLLIQNAGALTENASPAAKSFLAFQLSKQGQTDYAKQGFRPLISSIRVPVEGANDPSNPFPQPQTLLTIDKDFGGWKVADPRFFDPTHGIVTKLLAAAGKS
- a CDS encoding sulfate ABC transporter permease, which gives rise to MATDQLREPVAVRWGLRVLTVSYVFMLVAWPTALVFRNALADGIGGFLKAFDDPAVSHALALTLTITVWAVVINLVFGVTISLLLVRYDFPGKRLLSVLIDVPLSISPVVVGLALVLVYNGRSGWFGPTLEAWGYQVIFSTPGMVMATVFVALPLVIREVVPVLEEIGDDQEQAARSLGANAVQTFRRITLPGIKWAVVYGVVLAIARSLGEFGAVKIVSGNIIGQSQTATLAVEATYQNFQQTSAYAIAAVLALAAMACLVVVSILRPKESS
- the cysT gene encoding sulfate ABC transporter permease subunit CysT codes for the protein MSTLTASRSVAGTARRRRTRGHRSLGTGSTLALGISVGWFSLLVLIPLAAVLVSAGDGGWAAFWSVVTSSQTAAAIRLTVLQSLGVTALNVAMGTALAWVLVRDRFWGRRVVDLVIDVPFALPTIVAGLVLLALYGPGTPIGIDIANTRIAVFLALAFVTLPFVVRTVQPVLETLERDAEEAAASLGAGRWTTFRRIVLPSLVPAITAGAALSFARAIGEYGSLVLLSGNLPNRTEVASVRILSFIENGDQAAAASVAAILLVVSLTVIVALDLISRRRLRHGD